The window CAGACCTAATAACCACCCTTATGAACAGAAGATTATTAGCCTATTTTTTACTGGATACTTCCGGCTCTATGAACGGGGAACCTATCCAGGCACTGAACAACGGCTTTAACGGGCTTATCAGTATGCTTCGTGCAGATCCGCAGGCGATGGAAAGCCTTCATTTAAGTGTTATTACCTTTGATAGAGAAGTTAAGAATATTATTCCTTTAACAGCTCTTTCCAATTTTTATCCCATTGAAATTACATGTCCGGATAGTGGACCAACTCATACCGGGGCTGCACTGGAAATGGTATCTGATCTTGTTCAGAAAGATCTTGTAAAAGGATCTGCTGATGAAAAAGGTGACTGGCAGCCTTTACTCTTTATATTTACTGATGGAAAACCTTCCGATATTCAGAAATACAGACAGATGATTCCAATTCTTAGAGGTCTTGAGTTTGGAGCCATTGTAGGCTGTGCGGCAGGACCTAAAGCTGATGAACAGTCTTTGAAAGAACTCACGGATCATGTGGTAAAGCTGGATACTACAGATGCGATCACTCTTTCATCTTTTTCAAATGGGTGAGTACTTCTATTACACAAGGAGGGCATTCACAGAATACAACAGATCACGTAACATTACCTCCGCCACCATCGGAGCTAAATATTATTATTTAAAAAATTGTCTTTACAGTTATGAGAAGACTACCGATTTATTTTTTAATTGATGTCTCCGAATCTATGGTAGGAGACCCGATTGAGCAGGTGCAGGAAGGAATTTCCAACATTGTCAGGGAACTTAAGAAAGATCCGTATTCATTGGAAACGGTGTATATTTCTGTGGTAGGTTTTGCAGGAGAAGCTGAAGTGATTACACCACTTCAGGATATCATAAGTTTTTATCCTCCAAAAATTCCGATTGGCAGTGGTACATCACTGTCTCAAGGATTGATTAAAATAATGGACTGTATAGATCAGGATATTGTAAAAACAACCTATGATAGAAAAGGAGATTGGAAGCCTATCGTATTTTTGTTTACAGACGGGGTTCCTACTGATGATGCTGCCAAAGCGATTGAAAGATGGAACAGCAAGTATAACGGAAAATCTAATACCATTGCAGTATCTATAGGAGAGAATACCAATTATAAGCTGTTGGGTTCACTGGCAGATAATGTTTTACTGTTTAATAATACGGATGAAAATTCCTATAAAGAATTCTTCAAATGGGTAACAGATTCTATTAAAACAACCAGTCAAAGTGTAACAGAAGCGAAGAAAGAAGGAATTAATTTATCTAAAATAGATTCTGTTATTCTGGAAAAGGTAGATCCGCAGATGGAACAGCGTTTTCCGGATAATAACTTTGTTGTTTTGAATGGTAAATGTTCAGAGACGGATAAACTCTATCTGATGAAGTTTAAGAAGACATTCGGAGAATCCAGTATTCCGGGGATGTCTACAAGATATTATAAACTGGAAGGCGCTTATAAAATTGATGAGAAAGCTTATTACAGGTTGTCTTCTGCCCAAAGAAGCAATCTTAAAATTTCAATAGAAGAACTTCAGGGTGGAACTTCTTGCCCACATTGTGCAAATCCTATTGCTTTGGCCACCTGTGCTTGTGGCGGAATCCATTGTCTGCAAGGGGAAGGATACAATAAATGTCCCTGGTGTGGAACATCCGATTATTACGGGTATTCCGGCGGTGGATTTGATATCAACAGAACATTAGGTTAATTACTTTGCCTATGAAAATACCTTCATTTTATTTTGGAATCGGGAGAAAGCCTATGGAAAAAGGAACTATTCATAAAGAAAAAGAAGAGTTTAAAGAAGTTCACTGGGTATTACAACATGCCCATTCAGGGAAGTTCTATGAATTCACTTTTGAGATGGCTGATTTTCCTAACATCAGGATTAAAAATATTGGAAACCTTGAAGAAACCGGACTAACGTTTGAAAATGACAGGATTTTTGGGATTCCGAAAGCCCATAGTATGTATCATCTGGATATAGAATTTTTTCACACAGAAGATAAAGAGCATACAGATGTTAAAAGAGTTTCGTTATTAATCAATATTGATCCTAAAGATTTGTGGAAAAATATTCCAAGTGATCGAAATGATGACTTTTATAAAGAAGATGAGGTTTCATTTCAGGGAACTTTTTTGGATAAAAAAATTGTTGCAGCTTCCAAAAGAGGCCGTTCTCATGCCCATGAAGGGAAATTCAGAGAAGATGATTTTGCAGTGAATGAACTTCCGGCAGATTGGAATATTATCTCAGTTTCTGATGGTGCCGGTTCTGCTGTCATGGCAAGGGAAGGTTCAAGATTAGCTACAATTTCTGTTAATGAGTTTTTTAGCGTTCCTGAAGTTTTAACTGAGATTGAAAATAACATCAATATCTTTTATACTGCAGAAGTCTCAAAGAAAGAACGGGATGAAGCCAAAGAAAATGTAATAAGACTTTTATATGAAGGTGTTTTACATGTTCATCATGAACTCGATAAAACGGCGCTAGAGAATGATCTTTCCATTAATGATCTGCATGCCACACTTATTTTTGCTTTGGTTAAAAAGTTCAGCTTTGGATATGTGATCCTGAGTTTCGGAGTAGGAGACTGCCCAATCAATCTGATCAATACTGATTTTTCCAAAGTAGAATTACTGAATACAATGGATGTGGGAGAGTTCAGTGGAGGAACTCGCTTTATGACCATGAAGGAAATTTTCAACGATCATATTGTTTCCCGTTTCAGAATAACATGTATGAAAGATTTTTCATATCTGGTGCTCATGACGGATGGAATTTATGATCCTAAATTTCTTACCGAAAATAAATTGGAAGATACAGAAAGCTGGAAAATATTTTTTAACGATCTTAATGGAGATAATGATGATCTTACGAAAGTAGATTTTATGAATGATGCAGAAATTGCTCAACAACTTCTCCTTTGGACTGATTTCTGGAGCCGTGGAAACCATGACGATCGTACACTGGCCATAATTTATTAATTAAACATGAAAAATACTATAAAGGTTGTTTCTGTCCTGGATGCATCCAAATCCTATGAATATGTAGATGAAAAGCCAATCCAGGGAGGCGTAAAAGATGTTTACTTTTCACCGGACAGAACGTATGTGGTTGCTTTTTACAGAAATCCGCTGGATGAAGGACAGAAAGAAAGGATTATGAGAATTGTTTCTACCTACCTTCAAAATATCCGAAATGGAAATGCAGCAGAATACTTTCTGAATGAAATATTCAGATGGCCTTATGATATTGTAGAAAGAGATAGGTTAACAGGTATTATTGTTCCTGTTTACAATCAAAAATTCTTCTTTGCTAAAGGATATGTAGGTTCAGATAATATTCAGAATGAAGATAAAGTGGGAAAATGGTTCACCGCACCTATGTTCAGAAATCCGCAATATCCGCTAAGGCTTGACAGATCTGAGCTCGGGGATTGGCTGAGCTATTTTCAGATTGCGATTAATATCAGCCGTGGGGTAAAGAAACTCCATCAAATGGGACTAGCGCATTCAGACTTATCTTATAATAATATTCTGGTAGATCCGGTAACCAAATCGGCCTGTATTATTGATATTGATGGACTTGTTGTTCCTAAATTATTTCCACCTGAAGTTATTGGAACTGCAGATTTTATTGCTCCTGAAGTTTTAAAGACCCAACATTTGGGACTTCAGGATCCAGCAAGGCATCTGCCTAATCAGAAAACTGATTTACATGCCCTTGCCGTTTTGATTTACATGTATCTGTTGAGAAGACACCCACTTCGTGGTGGAAAGATCTGGGATCTGGATTCTGAAAAGGATGAAGTGATATCCATGGGTGAAAAAGCTCTGTTTGTAGAACATCCCAATGATCCTTCCAATAATGTAAGAGCTGATCATCTGAGAAAATGGGATACTTTCTGGGGTGACCCTAAAAGATTCCTTATACTGTAACAGGTCCCTATATTGCTGATTTATTTAGGAAAACATTTATAGACGGACTGCATGATCCAATCAGACGACCTACTGCCAACGAATGGGAAACTGCTTTGCTGAAAACTGTGGACCTGATACAGCCTTGTCAGAACTCCGAATGTACTGAAAAATGGTATGTTTTTGATAATACAAGCAATCCGAAATGCCCTTTCTGCGGAACTCCACACCAAGGAATGCTTCCAGTGCTGGATTTGTACTTCAGATTTGATGATGAGGTCTGGAAACCTGAAAATCATAGGCTAATGGTATATCATAATCAATATTTATTCAAATGGCATGTATCGAGAAAGGTGATCCGAAATGAAAATCTGACGATGCAGGATAAAATGCCTGTAGGATATTTTACTTTCCATCAGGGAAAATGGGTATTGGTGAATCAAAGTCTGGCAGATATGAAAGATATTACAGAACAGCAGGAAATTCCACCTGGATCTATGGTTGAACTGACGGATGGGAAAAAAATACTGTTGTCCTCAGAAGAAGGTGGAAGATTGATCTATGTAACAATGGCGAATCAGTAGATAGAGATAGGCTGGAAGCTGGAAAAGTGAATCTGGATGTATAGCAGTAAAAAATAGGATAGAGATATTTAAATTCAATAGAAGCTTTAGCCCAAATTTATATTTTTTATACTCTCGCAGATTTTTCAGATAACGCAGATTGATACACAATGATCTGTTCAACCCACCTCATCAACGAGAGTTAAATTTTATACGTAATGATCTGTGAAAATCTGTGCAATCTGTGGGAAATAAAATCTAACAAATAAGATTAGCCACAAAAGTCACAAAAGTTTTTTAAGTTAATAGCTTTACGCATGGAGGTACACCAAAGTTTTGAAAATCTTTGATTTTCTTATTGACGATTATCATTCATATGATCAAAATATCCGCTCAATCTGCCTAATCAGCGAGAGATTATCTTTTGTTCTTAAATCGGAGAGAATTCCATGAAGAAAGAATGTTCATCTTCACTTATCGTTTTGAATCCCAGGCTTAGGTAAAGCTTTTGTGCCTTATTGGTTTTTAAAACACTTAAAGAAGCTGTTTTTCCTTTTGCAGAAGCTTCTTCCAGAATATCAGTCAATATCATTTTTCCTAATCCTTTGCCTTGCTGGCTGGGGTCGATCTGAAGCTGTAAGACATCTATATTGGTATCTTCCCTGTTTATTTTTAAAAGCCCGATAGGTTGATTGTTCAAAAAAATAATATAAGCTTTATCAAACTGATCCAGAATTCTGCCAAGAGTTGTTTCCCGGTCTGTAGGAAGATTGGATTCTGCATAATGTGGAACCATGGTCTTCGTCCTTAGATCAAGGAGATAATCAATATCTTTTTCTGTGGCTTGTTGATAAGTAAGTGGAGTTTTCATAGTTTTTTGAATTCGAATTTCAGGCCATACTTTTCCTATTGACTAGCAAAATTAATAAGCATCTATCTTTAACAATAATTTCTGAACTTAATTTAAAGTTTAATCAAATGTAATATTTCTTTGCTGAAGATAGGCTTCATCAATATTTTCTTTTTCAAGACGATCCGGATACATTGTGATTTTTATAAATTCTTCATCTAGGTAAAGGCCTCCTAAAAATAGCTCGTTTCCTATCATTTTTACCTGAATGGTGAGGGCATTGATAAGGATTTCTTCATCTTGCAATGTTTTAATATTAAAAATAAAAATTCTCTGATAATGAGTATCTTTATATTTAATGATCAGATAATTTTCATAGAAGTATAAGAGACCATCCCGAAATGTTGGTTGCCCCAATGTATTGATAGGTGGTTTCCAGGTAATAATTTTCTTTTCCTTCAGCCGGATGTGAACCTCTTCTTTTCCTGTCTCATTGCATTGCCACCATGCAATAATCCCCTCATTATTGATGGCGGTCTGATGTGGAGATACTGAATTTTCCGTACCTGAATGATCCATCCAGACCATCTTTTGCTGGCTGAGTTCAGTTTTTATATGATCTGTGGATAGTTCTTCATCAATAAGGGTAAGGATTTCAGCCTGCGTCATTGCTTTTTGTTTCTGGAGGCGAAGATATTGATTTAATTGGATTTGGAAATAAAAATAGAAAAGAGAATTGCCGGAAACGATATGAGCTCATCTTTTTGATAAATCGTTACTGATACTTCCGGCATTTAATCTTTTATTTTTAGACCAGCTCAAAAAAGTTTCTTCTGCCGATCTTTATCTTAGTTTCTTTTACAAGTTCAATTTTTGTATCCGGTTCCATCATTTTTATCATATTGATTTGAACTCCGCCACTTTGAATCAATCTTCGGACTGCAGATTTGCTGAGGTCATTTTTTAGCTGGTGACAAAGTTCAAGAACAGTTATTTTCAGTTGGTGATGATTCAGCATATTGATAGAAACAGGTTCAAAGCTTTTTTCATCAAAATTCTTATTCTGAAACTGGTTATTGAAGAACAGCTCAGCATTTTCAGCTGCTTTATCATTATGATATTGACTGATAATATTTTTGGCAACCAGTTTTTTGATGTTCATCGGGTTTTCTCCATTGCTCATTTTTGATTTTAAACTGCTTTTTTCGTCGACTGAAAAATCAGTGGTCAGATCAATAAATTCTTCGATTAATGTATCCGGAATAGACATGGTTTTTCCAAACATTTCATTTGGTTCATCAGTCAGTCCAATGATATTGTTTAAAGATTTGCTCATCTTTTCTTTTCCATCAAGTCCTTTCAATAAAGGCATGCACATCACGATTTGGGCAGGCATCTGGTGAACTTCCTGCAATTGTCTTCCCATAGTACAGTTGAACAGCTGATCAGTTCCGCCCATTTCAATATCACATTCAATTTTTACAGAATCAAAGCCTTGCAGAATAGGGTATACCAGCTCATGCATGGCAATAGGGGTATTTTCAGTAAACCTTTTGTTAAAATCATTTCTGTGCATCAGTTGTGCAACGGTTACTTTTGATAACAGCTGGATAACTTCTGAAAAATTCAGTACATCAAGCCAGTCAGAATTGAAAACAATCTTTGTTTTTTCAACATTAATGATTTTAGATAGCTGGTCGATATAAGTCTGTGCATTATGCTGAACGTCTTCAGCACTTAAAGGCTTTCTGGCTTTATTTTTTCCGGTGGGATCACCAATTCTCGCTGTAAAGCTTCCTACCACAATAATAATCTGATGGCCAAGATCCTGAAACTGTTTCAGCTTTTTCAGGACAACAGCATGTCCAAGATGTAAATCCGGAGCAGTGGGATCAAAACCTAGTTTAATGGATAGGGTTCTGTTTTCTTCTTTTGCTTGTCTTAATTTCTCCTCCAATCCGTTTTCCGGCAGGATAATAGAAACATTTTCTTGTAATGTATCAATCATGTTGTAAAGTTTTTTAAATGAAAAAAGCCCGGACAATACTGTCCGGGCTCTATATATTTTAAGTTTAGATTTTAATTTAGAATACAGATATAGAAAGTCTTCCCGAACGATAGCTCGGAGCGTAATATTCACTGAAGAATGGAAGACGCAATATGCTGTTTAAGTGTTTCATTGATATTGTAAATATAACAGGATTTCCCTGAACTTCCAATATTTAAACCATTAAGATGTAATGTAGTGGTTATAACAAGATTTGTTTTTTTAGAAAAAACTTAACCATTTACGTATCTTAATGGTCTAAAATAATGGTTCAAAACAATTTTACTTGTCATTTTCTAAGCTAATTCTATGCCACAATCTGTTAAAATGAGTTTATATGTTTTTTATCATGTTATAAGGCTTTTTCCATCTTATAATTGATGAGATCTACTCCTTTTACGTTCACAGTTTGTTCCTGAATAAGTTTAAAATTCATCCTTTCAAAAAAGGGTTTTGCTGTTTTGCTAACATCTGCAGTTAAAAATTTTTGATTTTGATGCAACGCTTCTTTTTCAATAAGCTTATACAGTTGAGTGGCAATTCCCAGATGTTGATAATCTTTATGAACAAAGAGCAGATCGATATAATTTCCTTTATCAAGGGTACAAAAACCTACTGTTTTATTTTTTATTTCAGCAATTAAAATAAATTGTTGTTTGATGACATTGTTCCATCTTTCCTGATTCTCTGTACCAGATCTCCACGCATTAAGCTGATCGATATTATAATCTTCCTGGCAAATAGTTATTATAGTGTCCTGGAAAAGCTGTAACATCTCCGGAAGATCGCTTGGGTCTCCTTTTCTGATGATAATGGCCGGTTTATCGGATGTATTGCTGTTCATAGAGTTTTTGTTGATCTTTATTCAGGAAAGGATAGAAGAGGTTCATCAGTAAAAGCGTATACGACTGAATTGCTGCTTTTTTCTTAAGCTTTGAAATCAGCCGGTTATGGGTAATCCAATTGTCAGCAATAATGAAAATTTGTTCAGTAAGATTATTAATGATAAAATCAGGAACATCTTTTTTGAAAACATTATTCCTTTGAAGATCTGAGAAAATAAGTTGAAATTCTTCTCTTCGGCTGAAGTTAATGCCTTCATACTGAGATTCAACTTCAGGTATTTTTTTCAATATATCGACAAGATTCATGAAGATGAACCTGTAATCGTAAAATATCTCGCAAGTGGAAGAAGTGAACCTGTAAAGATCATTTAGTGTTTTATCCTCTTTCTCCTTCATCTTGTTTAGCAGCTCATCCATTTTAAGGGTAAGTTCAGAAAAAAGAATCTTGATTATATCTTCAGAATGCTTGAAATGGTAATGAAGGTTTCCCGGACTGATAGAAAGTTCAGCTGCAATATGTCTTGTTGTGATATTGTTGTATCCCTGGTCATTAAAGAGTTCCAGAGCCTTAGCCAGAATTTTTTCCTTTGTGCTCATCTTTCAAAGATATGAATTATCAGGCAGGGAATAAATCATATTTTTAAAATTAGAACAATTGTTCTAATTTAAGTATATTTACAATATCAAATCTTATGACAATGGAAGGAAAACAAAAGTTTGATTATGAGGCTGCTGGAAGCGGTGAAAAGAAAAATGAAACCGACATCCAGGATATAATGGCAAAAGTGCTGCAGGTCATTATTGGATTTATTATGGCAGTGCTGCACATGTGATGAAAAAAAGGATTTCATATTGGTTTTTGCTGGGATTAGCGGTGTGGCTGATCATTGTTCAACTGAGAAAGAATGGTATTTTTATTCCTGTTATCAATAACCATTTTACAGATCTTATTACCGTTCCGATGTATTGTTACCTCATAGAATATATCATGAATTCTCTACTTGGATTTCACTGGAAGCCTGATTTTAAGTTTGTACTCACTTCAATTTTATATCTGTCTTTTTATTTGAAGTCCTTTGTCCGAAGCTGTCCCTATTATTTACAGGAGATATTTTTGATGTAGTAGCTTATTTTCTTGGAGGAATGCTGTATTGCTCTTTTTATATAAGATCATTTTCCGTTTTAAAAAGAAAGTCGGAGTAAATTGAGGTAATATTAAAAGCTTGAGATTACCTAGAATTTGACGCAAAGTTTTATTTAAAATATGCTTTATTTTTAAGTGAGCTAAGAATGTAATCGATTTGCAATCGATTTTGATGAAGCAGATGGATACACTCGCTTTATCGAATCAACAAAGTTGATTCCATTCTTTGCTGCCTAAAAGTATGTGATAAGAAGATAAAACCTTTGCGTCAAAGAAAAATAGGAACATACTTCAAAAAATGTAAAAGGGGAAAATCATTTTTAATCATCATAAAAAAGACCGGCAGAACCTTATTATAAAAAAGGCTGCCGGCCGGGGTTATTGTTTTTATCCTGTTTTTTGTTCTTTATGCTAAAGAAAGGGTGAGGTTTTAATTGTTGCCGCTGTTTGCCCTGTTGGAGTCTTCAAATTTCACCTGTTTTGTAGCTCCTTTTACATTATTGTTTCCGAATTTATAGGTTAGGGAAAGATGAACGTTTCTGGTAATTCCTTTGTATTGGTAATCAATATTATAATCCGGATAATATTCTATTCCTTTTTCACGGTTGGTATTCAGCACATCATTCAAATACAGATTGACTAAAAGCTTTTTATCCATGAATGCTAATTTGAGTCCTGTGTATAATGAGGCATTGGTGTAATAATAGGTATTTCCATCTCTGTTCGGAAGGCTTCCCCATAATCCCAGTAAGAAAGTCACTGTTTTATCTTTATTAAGGAAGAAACTGTTATCTATGTTTACATTGGCACTGTATCCCGGAGGAACAGGAAGAATAGACGGATCATAAGATTTTGCTTTGGTATAATATCCATTCAGAAAAATAGTAGATTCCAGCCATTTCAGTTTGTTGTAGTTATAACTGATATTGACTCCGGTCTGATTTTCATTATAGAAATTCTTCGCGATGGTGTATCTGTAATTTTCATCAATCATCTGAATTCTGTCCCAGCTGTCTTTGTTGTAGCTGTGATAAAGTGTAATGTTGAGGTTGTTATTCAAAACATACCCGAATTCAAAATTATCCGAAAATGATGGCAGTAGATAAGGATTTCCGGTGGTGTATTCAAAGTTGGAGGTGAAATACTTAAATGGATTCAGATTTCCAAAATAAGGGCGTGAAATTCTTCGGGAATAACTTAATGAAAATGAATTGTTTTCGTTAGGCTTATAGCTTATGTAAGCAGTAGGAAAGAGTTTACCATATTTGATCTTTGTGGAAATATGATCATTCATAGAAATACCTTCCAGCGTGGTGTATTCATAACGAAGCCCAGCCTTTGCATCCCATTGATCATTGATCTTAAAATTGGTTGAAAAATAAGCGGCATAGTTTTCTTCATTATAAAGGAATGTGTTGGTTTTGCCTGCGTTAAGCTGGTTTTGTCCGTTGATAATGTCAAAGAAATTAAATTCAGAATCGTTTTTGATTTTCGTATACTTCAGCCCGGATTCTGTTTTTATTTTACCAAATGTTTTTTCCAGATCAGCCTGTCCCGAGTAAATTCTGTATTTACTGATTGGGTTAGCCATTGTATAGATCTCTTGTGGAGTATAGGTGTTGGAGAAATTTCTCGCATTGGAATTGTTAAGCATCAAATTAGCTGTTATATTCAGCTTACCTCCGGCACTATCGATTTTAGTTTCATAAAATGCTGTAGCATTGTGAACATCCCGACTGTTTCTGTTATTGAAATCAGAAGAAATATTAATGAGTTCCTTTCCATTGAAACGGACCGATTTACTTACTCCTATTTCCTTAGGATTGCTGTGTGAATAATTATAATTGATGCCGATAAGGTTTTTATCATTAATCTTATATTCAGCTTTTATATTTCCACTTTGGTATTTATAATTGTTAAGATTGTCTCCATCTTTGTTCCAGTAATTATTATTTGAAATACCGGACATATTATTATAAGTATTATACTGCCAGTAATTATCCCCAGCAGATAAATTGGTACTTAATGAAAGTTTTTCTCCCTGGTAATTGAAGGTGGCACCTCCTCTTGAGGAAACGGTAGGCTTTCCCCAAAAATAATTTCCTGAAGTCTGAATAGATCCATTCCATCCCAGATTGGCATTTTTCTTAAGAATAATATTAATCAGTCCACTTTTCCCTTCTGCGTCATATTTTGCCGGTGGGGTAGTGATGACCTCAATCTTAAGAATATCATCAGAACGGATTGTCTTCAGATAATTGATAAGTTCCTGTCCGTTCAGGTTCAGTAATCTGTCATTAATCATAACAGCTACATTGCTTTTTCCGGCAATACTTATCGCTTCATCACTGGTTTTTACCATGGGTGTTTTAGCAAGAGCTTCTATAGCATCAATGCCCTGTGATGCTACAGAATTCTCCACATTGAAGACCAGACGGTCTACTTTTCTCTCGAATAATTTTTTCTTTGCGGTAATGGTTACGCCTTCTACTTTCTGTACTACCGGCTCATCCTTGATCTGAATATCCTTTCTGATATTTCCTTTTACTTCAATTTTCTCATTGTTGGTTTTTACGCCATCTTTTATAATCTCAAGTATGTAATTTCCATCTTCTTTCAAAGGAATTTTGAATAATCCTTTGTCATCTGTAATAGCAGAAAATTTAATGTCATTTTTTGTGATAAGCACCTCTGTTTCTGCTACAGGTTTATTTTCTTTGTCTGTAATGGTTCCCTCTACACTTTGTGCAAAAATGAATGAAGAAACTGTAAGACTTAAAAGAAGAATAATTTTCCGGTTCATATTTAGCTTTTTATACAAGACAATTATTTTGCAGAGAATATTACATTGGCTTGTGAAAAATGTTTTCTTATTAATAAAATACGGCACTATTCTTTTGGTATTTTTGTAAGTATATAAATTTGACTTTGATGCACGGCAAGCTATTACAATACATCGGTTCCAATCATAATTTTACCCCAAAAGATATTGAAAGGGTTCAACAATATTTTGAACCTGTATCTTTTGTTAAAAATACAGTGATAGAAGAAGCAGGAAAGGTTCCCAATTACCTATATTACATCGTTTCAGGGTATCTCAGATTGTTTTATATGGATGAGGATGGAAGTGAAGTGACGACACATATTAACTGCCCACCAGGATTTTTTACTTCTTATTCTCATTTTGTCAGTGGAACAGTCTCGGATCATAGTGTGGAATGTATTACAGCATGTGAACTTCTAAGAATTACAAAGACAAATCTTGATGATTTGGTCAACGAGAGTAAGGCGATGAAAGACTTCAGTATTTCAGTATTTCAACACTC of the Chryseobacterium capnotolerans genome contains:
- a CDS encoding outer membrane beta-barrel family protein, whose amino-acid sequence is MNRKIILLLSLTVSSFIFAQSVEGTITDKENKPVAETEVLITKNDIKFSAITDDKGLFKIPLKEDGNYILEIIKDGVKTNNEKIEVKGNIRKDIQIKDEPVVQKVEGVTITAKKKLFERKVDRLVFNVENSVASQGIDAIEALAKTPMVKTSDEAISIAGKSNVAVMINDRLLNLNGQELINYLKTIRSDDILKIEVITTPPAKYDAEGKSGLINIILKKNANLGWNGSIQTSGNYFWGKPTVSSRGGATFNYQGEKLSLSTNLSAGDNYWQYNTYNNMSGISNNNYWNKDGDNLNNYKYQSGNIKAEYKINDKNLIGINYNYSHSNPKEIGVSKSVRFNGKELINISSDFNNRNSRDVHNATAFYETKIDSAGGKLNITANLMLNNSNARNFSNTYTPQEIYTMANPISKYRIYSGQADLEKTFGKIKTESGLKYTKIKNDSEFNFFDIINGQNQLNAGKTNTFLYNEENYAAYFSTNFKINDQWDAKAGLRYEYTTLEGISMNDHISTKIKYGKLFPTAYISYKPNENNSFSLSYSRRISRPYFGNLNPFKYFTSNFEYTTGNPYLLPSFSDNFEFGYVLNNNLNITLYHSYNKDSWDRIQMIDENYRYTIAKNFYNENQTGVNISYNYNKLKWLESTIFLNGYYTKAKSYDPSILPVPPGYSANVNIDNSFFLNKDKTVTFLLGLWGSLPNRDGNTYYYTNASLYTGLKLAFMDKKLLVNLYLNDVLNTNREKGIEYYPDYNIDYQYKGITRNVHLSLTYKFGNNNVKGATKQVKFEDSNRANSGNN
- a CDS encoding Crp/Fnr family transcriptional regulator, with the translated sequence MHGKLLQYIGSNHNFTPKDIERVQQYFEPVSFVKNTVIEEAGKVPNYLYYIVSGYLRLFYMDEDGSEVTTHINCPPGFFTSYSHFVSGTVSDHSVECITACELLRITKTNLDDLVNESKAMKDFSISVFQHSIAYNENRSRELSALSAEQRYLKLLKNYPEIIQHVPIQYIASFLGMKPESLSRIRRKIIN